CATGCGGCAGGAGCGATGGAGCTGCCCGAGTGCTGCTGAGAAGCCCACGGAGATCTCCCTGCTACATTGTGGCCTGGGATAATCGCCTGCTTGGACGCAGCTCATGCAACTTTGTTATCAACTTTGAATGGAGCGGTTAATGGGAAGAATCTCTTGAACAAGGCCGTCCCAAGGCCCAATTAGTGCAGTCCCAGTCCCAGAACACGCATGGAAGAAGACTAGAACGAAATCTTTTGTCATACATGACTTTAGCCATACCCAAGCCGTATCCCTTTTGGTTGCGTATTAGTTACAGCGTTCTCATGTTTGTATACTCAAGCCTCTGTCTATAATTCTCAGCCGTTGGAAGTAAGCAATCGATACGTCCTCTGTCTTCCTGAACCCCAATCCCCAGTCTTGTGTCATTGAGCCGTATCGCAGCCCTAACAATCTTGAATGGAAAAAAAACGAATGACAGGTCATGAAAAAAGAACCGACTGAAGCAAAAGGTAAATCAAGAAAACAACCCGTTTCCCTAAATGTTTGGGACGGTCAAAGGAGTGTGTGTGGTGGCGGACGCCGGCCCACATAGGCAAATGTTCTGGTCGGAAGGCCGACCCGCGCCAGGGAGTCTGTCTGGCAGACCGGCACGCAAATGCAGGGAAAACTCTTTACTTGAATAGCAGTCGTAGTCGCAACGCCGACTGAAAAAAGATAAGAGGGGAAAAGGTGGGCTTGGACCACCTCTGAAAGCAAATGTTTTTCAGGGCAATCTAGTGCGTATTCAAGGACAGACCCTGGAATGCCGAAGCCCAGTCGTTTTGATGAGAGATTGGTGacgcgccgtggccatgaggTGTTGGACTGGGGATCGTCTGTCCCCCGGGAAGCCGCTGGCGAACCGATTGGAGGTCCACCGGCTGCTGGAAGCCTGCGTTGGGGAATCCCTCTAGGCCTGGAGATAGACTAGGGGCATACGCTGGGTTGCTTCGAGCGTTGCCGAAGGCGCCACCTCCACCAAAAGCATAGTTCGCAGTAGGATAGGCAGTGGCTGGAGGCCCTTGCCTGTCTCCGCCAAACGGCTGAGAGAAAGCCGGACGAAAGCCGCGAGCCACCTGTGGTGCTTGGCCGAAAGCTTGTGACGACTGTTCCTGGGCCTGCTGGTTTTGCTGGCGACGCTCTCCGCTGCCGGGTCCTCGTCCTGCGCCCACGGCACCTGGCCCAACACCACTGGGCGCTTGGATGCCCAGAGTAGGGCTGGCGAAAGACGCGGGGTTGATAGCCGACATCCAGATTCGAGTCTTGTAAATCTTGAAGAGATCAGTTACAAGAGAGTTGAAATTGATGTATGAGTCGGCAAAGTAGTAGAAAGTGAGCTTTTTCCAATCCCTACGAGCACGTCAACACTCTGGAAAGCCATCGTCTGCAGTGTGGTCACTTACATTTGGAACTCGGCATCGAGGATCTCCATGTTGAGGCCATGTTCCTTCACCTTCTGCATGCAGACTCGCTTGGCCTTTGCCTCCTGACCTTCCTTGTCGCGTAGTGCGTGGATTTCGTGGTTTTGTGCAAGGCGCTTGATGAGCTTTGGACGGAGCTCGCCGGCATTCGGCTCTTGAACGTGATGCTGGCTTGGGGGGCCCATCCCGCCGATGGCGCTACCCTGGAGGCCGTTGGAGGAGGCCAGCAGACCGGCACCACTCCCCTCattggccgccgcggcacctTGCGAGTACATCATGAGCCACTTATAATGCTCCTCAGCATAATGCTCCTTCATTTCCTTGGCTGTCTGCCAGTCAACGTTGTCCTTGGCTACGGTGCCGAGGTCTGTCCCCCGATCAGCCTCAACAATGACCAGGTCACCTGGCTTCACCGTCAGTCCAGTGCCTTCCTGTATGTAGAATACATCGGCCCTGGCACACTTGAAGAGGACgacgtggaggagctggTTGTGCCTCGGCTGGGCCATGCTGTAGACATTGCGGTGCGGTGACGGGGCTCTGTTGTGGAACTGGTTCTGGAGACCAAAAGATGAAGCGTAGGGGTTGCCGAACGGAGTCTGCATGGCACCGACGCCGGCACCATAcaacgctgctgctgattcACGCGGTCAGGTTTAGCAATTCATGTAACACCTTGGAGTGGGAACGTACGATTGCTCGTAGAGCCGGGGAAGCCGGGTCCCTCGGGGAAGCCAGGGACAAAACCTTGCGATTGCTGGCCATCGGCGGGGTTCGCATCCAGGGTCGAAACCGAGTCGGCGATTGAACTTATTGAACCCTGACGTGTGGGCATATTGGCGAAGGAGTGGCGACGACTCTGAGATATATCGCCAGTGAAGTAGCTAGGCGTGCTAGACCAGAGTGCCTTCTTGAGATTCATGCTGTCCTTGCGGTTTTCCATGCCGAGGGGCGCCcggaagccgccgccgccgccgccgccatatTCGCTCATGCGACGGGCTGCGGAACGTCTACCGAACGGATAGGTCGAGTCCCCAGCTTCGTCCAACTCGTCAATGGCATAGTCAGACTCCTCGGGCACGGCCTCGCGTAGCGGATAGCCGTTCCCAAGGTAGCCCGCCCCtgtcgaggcgcgcggccgaaGACGATTAGTATactgttgctgttgctggcggAGCATGGCGTTCTCGCGCGCCAGCATTTCGATCTTGTTTGAATCCGACATCTGGTGGAATGATCCTTGCATGGAGTCTGTCGAGctctcgtcatcatcatcctccacCTCCTTGACCTTTCCTAAGACGGAGCCATCGTTCGCCATTTCGCTCAGCATGCTCGGCCGAGATGGCCGATGTTGCAGAGCGGAGTGGCGAGCACGACCCAAGACAGTTGATGAAGTCATGGACGCTGGCACAGCATTGTCCGGCTCCAGCTGTCCGACCGAGTAGGACTGAGAACGATATGTTTTCGGGGTCGGGTGCAGAGGAATGGCGAAGGGTATCTGCGAATTGGGATTCGGATCACGTCCAGAGGTAGAGGGCTGCGCCATGCCAGCGTCGGGCCCAAAGAATGAGGAGCCACCGCCTCCTGGAGGTACAGTCGAAGTCGGCGACGGTAACACCTCTGTGAGCCGCGAAGGCACATCCTTGCGGTCATTCCATATTCCGGTTCCCCATGAGAAGGTAGACGCGCCGGAGCTGCGTCCCATCACAGAGGAAGTGGAGTGTGAGCCCCAGGGAACGTTGCCGCTCTCGGCGGATGGGGTGCTAGGGTGTGAACCCGTTGGAGACATCGAGCTGCTCGCAAACGAGCCCTtgcgagggcgaggcagaggcTGTGAGGTAGTATCGTTGAGCCACGAAGACCGACGGACTGGCCTGGGCGGCTGAGAGCTGTTGGAGGTTTGAGAAGTGTCAGGCCGTTGTTCGCTCTCGTCGTCAGAGCTCGCCAAAGCTTCAGAATCTGGCGTCGAGGTTCGTGCGTTAACTTTTTCCAGAAGAGAATTTTGGCCGGTCGTGGCAGGCGGGCCGAGCTTCGATGAGCGGCCGGACCTGAGGGAACCGGTGCTCATGATCAGACTTGGCGACCGAGGAAGAGGGCAATAGTAGTACACGGGGTATATGTGGCTAGCGTAGGACGTGGACGACAGGGAGGGAACTCGATGCGTACGTCCCCCAAAGTGAGAAACTCAGTATACGACGAGTACGCAGTCTGTAACGAGTCTCGACGGCGCTTCAGAAGGGGTGAATGTGGACGTCAGTCTAAAGTACGTCGAGGTTTGGTACGTGAAGGCGTGAGAACGTCGGGGCAATCTGTCGGGTGGTCAATTTCGTGATACTCTGCAGACACCACCAATGGCCAATACGCCGCCGACGCATTGCGCACGCCTGCGCGGGTTtctcgccagccaggcaagATAGCTCGACCATTTCTGGCCAAAGCAATCCGGCCCAACGCCACCCAAAATCGGGTAATACTCATGGGTCGACAGGAACGAGGGGATCGGCTCACCAGAACTGAGTATTTTGGAATATCTCTATCGTTTGTGGGGGAATCCAGGGAATCAAATCAAGCTCTCTATGTCGTTTTAAATTGCCCAAGTGGTGTCGTCGCGGAGCTGGTAGTGGGTTGCGAGTTCGCTGTCTCTATCCAGGACAGCAACGCGGCGATGAAGCACTTGGGGAGCAGGCGCTCTGGTCGTCCAACGATTAGGAGGGTGATGTGGTGTAAGGGTATAAGAAAACGTCTAAAACACTGCGTCTAAACCCAGGGCCCAAAAGGAAACAATCCGAACGGAGATGACGGGAAGATCAAGTACACAGGAGCACTCCCATCCGCGGCTGTAGCGTGAGTGTGCGGCGTCTTGGTCGTCGCAGTCGTTGATGAGGTTACTTTTGGGGAGCGGCGCGCCTACTTGGCTGGCATGTTTGGACGAAGGGCCAAACTGCGCTTCCCAATTTGCGCCGAAGCAGCCCCGTGCTTGTCACACCGCGCGCACGTACACGAGAGGGGCCGCCGGCAACAGCCTCCAACtggtgatgcgatgcgatgtAGGCGCGACAGGTACGGCGAGGACCTGGTGGCGAAACCTGCAGAATCTTGCGCTCCTGAGGCGAGGGTGGCGAGTGAGGTGAGATGGCCTTTGATTCAGGCCTTGCTCGCGAGCgggacgcggcgacgacggaagTCAGCTGAGGCCAGGAGGGTCGAGCGTCGCGCACCAGGTAAATGAATGGCAACGAGAGGTCGAGAAGAAGAGCGGCCTAGGACGTCGCGCGCGTGTGCTGCCAGGAGCAGGCGAGAGAGGAAAAGACGAACAGCGGGCGTCGAACGAGGCCAGAAAGCGGGGGAGTGGGCGGCGATCAGCACGAGACCCCGGGGGTGGTGCAGAGGCTGGCCTGTCGGGAGTCTGAGATTGACGGAAGGTGAGGTTGAGACTGGAGGGTCCTGCGGGACTCGCGGTGGCGGGAGCGATGCGCcggaagagggggggggcacgaTGGGGAGCCTGCTGGCAGTCACCCCCCAGCTCTCCCGTCCGTCTGTACTAATGTACCTAAGATGGcagcggtgcggtgcggtgtgGTGCAGTGCGGGCACTGGGGTGGGCGACTCGGTTTGTTGGAGTGGAGGGCGCGGCACGCTCTCCTGCAGGGGGGGGCTACCTAGGGGGCAAGCCGCCGCTCCTCAGTGAACGGGGTGGGTGAGGCCGGTCGGGTGGTTGCGTGGGTGCCGGGGTCGCCCAGTGTAGGTGGCCGCACACAAAGGGGGGAGCTGCccgctgctcaaggagggACGGGATGCTGGGCAGGCAAGGTAGTCTGGccaggcagcgcagcatAAACGGGGAGCAGGCGAGTTGTAATGACGGATggccccagcgccagcaggtACCTGCAGTGAGGCACTGTATCGCTTCACAGGCGATCCGGTCGAGAGGAGAGAACACAAAAAGGCAGTATGTAATGAGAGGGAGGCTTGCTCTCGCTGGCAAGTAGCACAGTCGGAATGTCCCGAGGGAAAACCAATGCGCTGTcagtggtgatggtggtgatgctgtgAGACAGGCCACGAGACTTTCTGCTGCGCTTTTAGAGTTTTTGCCTTGGTTCTTCCCACTTTCTCCGTGTGTCCACTGCAGGCGAATGAGGCAGAGGTGTGCTCGACTGAGGTGCGAGGCAAATAAAGGCCGGCCTAGATTAGACAACAACGCGGGCTGGGTGAAGCGTGGATGCGGTGGAGGAGAGACAGGGCCTTGAGCGCATGTATCAGAGTACTGCGCGTAAATTTCCCGCGACGGAGTCGCTGTCGGTGACAAGGCGTGTTGTTGGGTACCAGATATTGGGTGGAGGGAATGTCTACCTTGGCTTATTCGCCCAGGAGGCCGATCTTGGTTTCCCCAGAGTCGGGCCCGAAGCGCTTCGTGGGGCTgcgtggaggcgggcgatgagCCTTTTTGAGCGCACTGTGTGCGGTCTCCGGGAACACCGCGGCACGGACAGAAAATGAAGCCGCGCGCGACAGGGGGGTTGGTGGGCAGAGGGATACACCACGAAGTtgagggccagcagggctATTTAGACTGTCAGATAGAGGTCTGGGGAGGTGGCGATCCGGATCTTGTCGAGAAACACGGAGGGGCtgagggcaaggaggaggagcggggATGCGGCTGGTGGGAAGCGGAGCGCCTAATAATGGTAGCTGCTGCGTGAAGCTTCACAGCTGCGCGGACACAGTAGGGAACTGTCTTTTGATATGCTTTTCGTGCTTCGATTCGGGGCCCCTCCTTCGTGGCTGCAGGCGCGGGGACAGATGGAGACTACGACGCGGATATGGACAACAAGGCGGTCTCGGAAGCTTCCAATGCCCGTGCAGACATGCTACGATGAACGAACAAACGAACCAGCGGGCGAGTGAGGAAAGAGAGCTTGACGAGGAAACGCGGGGAATCGGTAAGTTTGGCAGGCACACGTACACACAGTAGCTGCCGACGACCGGACGCCCTAGAGAGGTCTGGTGGGCTTtctggcgctggtggtgccAGGTTGTAGTGGTGCATGAGTGGTGGATGGAAGGGTGTtggggggatggagggggggcagcCTGCCCGGCCTGTCCTGCTTTAGGGTGCCCGGGCACATGgtgaaagggggggggggggggggggggggggggggggggggggggggggggggggggggctgctcTGTGGGTGAAGCATGGCACCACCTGGGACCAACCCGACCAGCATGGAAGTGCTATACAGTACGGCAGGCCTGTGTACGGCGTGCCTTGTGTATGCTCATTGAGTTGAACCTCGGACAAGGTCCTTCGTCCAGAGCGGCCTGTGCCAGCCCGTGGCTCACGGCAGAACTGAGCCTGTCCGGGTGCATGCGCGATGCCACGACCATAAGGTACCGCGTAAGATGAGCTGGTCGATGCATCCCCCCGGAAGCGAGCGGTGGTGGGAGCAGCACTGGGCACATCTCACTACCATCTGTAGCAGGTAGTACCTACCACCAGGGCAGACACAGCACAGTGCCATCCATGGTGTCCCGCCCTGGAGCCCTGGGCTGCACTGGCTCACCGGGGCTGCGTCCTTCTGCACTGGCCACCTCTCCTGAATGCGATGCGAGGCCCCGCCATTGGATGCGTTGATGGAtggtacctaggtacgtagCCCATAACTTCCAAGTCCGCCAACCCTTgccgcccacccccgccCCCAGACAGAACCCGTGGACCCCTGTTGGCAGCACGCCAGCCGCTGCTGGAAGCGGATTAGCGCTCGCTGTGAGGGGTGGGGTGGGGAAGCAGCCTCCCGTCCAGTTGAGAATGGGATCCTGTAGCGCTTGTCGTCCACCTACCTGGTAGGCTCCCAAGCTCAAGCGCTCCACGACCCCATCGTCTTGTGAGAGgccctcccatccatcctgTTGACTTGTGCCTCGTCATTGCCGTCGAAGCTGGGCACCTCTTGTGGAGACCTTTGGAACCTACCGGTGGGCTCTCGTGCGCATCCATCTTGTCCCACAACACCACCTCTGTCGCTACATTGATTGCTTGCATGGGCCAGTCGGCGTTGGGCAATGCAAGGCTGGCCCGGTCCGCTGGCTTacaccgcgccggccgctcgTCTGCAGCTTTACGAACAGTCCTGGGGGCACGACCAGGTGCGTGCGTCGAATGGAACGATGTCGCCGCAACCCTCGATGCGAATCGGATGCCTCCAAACGACCGAGAATGACggacgtcgtcctcgtctgcgACCCAGTCTACATTCTGCAGCATCTTTCTCCATGAGCCACCTACACCAGATTGTCGTCGAAACCGCGCTGTCGTGGCCCGAGCTTCCAACCCAGCTTCAACATCATGGCGAGACATCGGCCGGCCAGTGCAGCCAGAAGCCAAAGGCATCTGCCTGAGCAAGCCACGGCCGTTGGGGCGCACCGGCTAGCAAAACTCAGGGTCCTCCAGCTGATCCAAGGGGGTTGAGAGTCGACGCCTCCGGGGCCGGCCATATACTACTTGACTTGCGCCTAATAGTGCACAAGACAAAGAAAGCCCCCCGGAGATTGGAATGTGcacgcgacgacggctcaGACGCATGAAAGACGACGGCACCTTGTGCAAGGAGAAGTCTCGCTGTTTCAAACCCAGCGCGCCTGTGCAGAGCACCATGATTCAGACACGTGAACCTCGCATGGCACGCAGGGGTACCGTGCTGGCAGCCGAGCTTCTCACACAGTACGGCGGCAAGTCGCATGTCCTTTCCCCGCCCTACCTTACTTTacctgtaggtaggtaggttcTCGGGTGGACGACTGGCTTGGCTGGTGGCTccacggcggcccccccccccccgccttgTCAAACTATCAAACCAACATAGCTCGAGGCTGCTCTGGAACATGGATTGACGACTCCAGCGGCGTCATCATGTCATGACAATCTGCTTATTTGCCGCCGAACGGCAGACAAACTCAATACCAGCCGCATCGTGCGACCCCCGCCAAGTCCTCCGGTCATTGTGCTGGATGCTACCACGCACGGCTGACGCACAATCCGTGGCAGCGTCGTGAGAGTGCGTATTGCGACACACCACGGCCGGCCATTGGGTGGGGGGTGGTCGGCTTCGATATTGCAGTCAGTACCGGATTAAATCTGAGCCCTGTTACTAGTCGACCAGGCTTCGTGCTCAGGCAGGTCTGGCTT
The genomic region above belongs to Purpureocillium takamizusanense chromosome 5, complete sequence and contains:
- a CDS encoding uncharacterized protein (COG:S~EggNog:ENOG503NZ40), with amino-acid sequence MSTGSLRSGRSSKLGPPATTGQNSLLEKVNARTSTPDSEALASSDDESEQRPDTSQTSNSSQPPRPVRRSSWLNDTTSQPLPRPRKGSFASSSMSPTGSHPSTPSAESGNVPWGSHSTSSVMGRSSGASTFSWGTGIWNDRKDVPSRLTEVLPSPTSTVPPGGGGSSFFGPDAGMAQPSTSGRDPNPNSQIPFAIPLHPTPKTYRSQSYSVGQLEPDNAVPASMTSSTVLGRARHSALQHRPSRPSMLSEMANDGSVLGKVKEVEDDDDESSTDSMQGSFHQMSDSNKIEMLARENAMLRQQQQQYTNRLRPRASTGAGYLGNGYPLREAVPEESDYAIDELDEAGDSTYPFGRRSAARRMSEYGGGGGGGFRAPLGMENRKDSMNLKKALWSSTPSYFTGDISQSRRHSFANMPTRQGSISSIADSVSTLDANPADGQQSQGFVPGFPEGPGFPGSTSNPALYGAGVGAMQTPFGNPYASSFGLQNQFHNRAPSPHRNVYSMAQPRHNQLLHVVLFKCARADVFYIQEGTGLTVKPGDLVIVEADRGTDLGTVAKDNVDWQTAKEMKEHYAEEHYKWLMMYSQGAAAANEGSGAGLLASSNGLQGSAIGGMGPPSQHHVQEPNAGELRPKLIKRLAQNHEIHALRDKEGQEAKAKRVCMQKVKEHGLNMEILDAEFQMDWKKLTFYYFADSYINFNSLVTDLFKIYKTRIWMSAINPASFASPTLGIQAPSGVGPGAVGAGRGPGSGERRQQNQQAQEQSSQAFGQAPQVARGFRPAFSQPFGGDRQGPPATAYPTANYAFGGGGAFGNARSNPAYAPSLSPGLEGFPNAGFQQPVDLQSVRQRLPGGQTIPSPTPHGHGASPISHQNDWASAFQGLSLNTH